The DNA segment GGGCGCGGTAGCCGTACTTGAGTGCGTTGTCGATCAGGTTGCCTATGCAGCGCCGCAGCGCCAGCGGCTTGCCCATGTACGAAGCCTGAGCCACGCCGTGCAGGGTGATGCGCGCGTCCCCTTCAGCTGACAGATAGGGCTCCACCAGGCAATCGAGCAGGTTATTGAGGTCCACCGGTTCGATGTTTTCGTGAATGTCGGTGTCCTTGACGCACTGCAGTGCGCCTTTGACCAGCAATTCCAGCTCGTCCAGATCGCGCTCGAAGCGCGCCTGCAAGGCCGGGTCATCAAGCAGTTCGACGCGCAGCCGCAAACGGGTAATCGGTGTGCGCAGGTCATGAGAAATCGCGCTGAACAACTGGCCGCGCTCGGTCAGGTAGCGGCTGATGCGGGTGCGCATGGTGTTGAAGGCGCGGCTGACCTCCTGCACCTCGCTGCTGCCGCCCTCGATCAGCGGAGAGGCATCACCGTCCAGTGACAGGTCCCGTGCCACCCTGGCCAGGCGCTTGAGCGGCCGGCTCTGCCAGTGCACCAGCAGGCCGATGAACAGCAGCAGGAACGCGCTGGTCAAGGCGATCGACCAGACCTGCTGGGCCGGCAGGTCTGGTTCTTCCAGAAAGGTGTAAGGTGCGGGCAGCAATGACGCGATGTACAGCCATTCGCCGGGCGCCAGTTCGATCTGGGTGACCAGCACCGGCGGATTGACCGGCTCCAGAGTCAATGCGTAATGCGCCCAGGAGCGCGGCAGTTCGTCGAGTTTCAGGCCGCTGTTGAACAGCCGCAGCTCATCGGGGCTGACGAACCAGGCGACGATCTTCGGCCCGTCGCCCAACGAACTGCGCAGCACCTCGCCCACCGCGCTCAATACCGCATCTTTACGCGGT comes from the Pseudomonas sp. StFLB209 genome and includes:
- a CDS encoding ATP-binding protein; this translates as MLLLTLLAVLLGQSLSGIIWVAQLRATQMEGLLNSARSLAYSMAASVSYFRSLPVSYRPLVLDQLRSMGGTRFVVSLNEHPLDMQLLPATPRKDAVLSAVGEVLRSSLGDGPKIVAWFVSPDELRLFNSGLKLDELPRSWAHYALTLEPVNPPVLVTQIELAPGEWLYIASLLPAPYTFLEEPDLPAQQVWSIALTSAFLLLFIGLLVHWQSRPLKRLARVARDLSLDGDASPLIEGGSSEVQEVSRAFNTMRTRISRYLTERGQLFSAISHDLRTPITRLRLRVELLDDPALQARFERDLDELELLVKGALQCVKDTDIHENIEPVDLNNLLDCLVEPYLSAEGDARITLHGVAQASYMGKPLALRRCIGNLIDNALKYGYRAHLHIEDRREVFVLHVDDEGPGVPEQRLEQVFEPNVRLASNQQGYGLGLGIARNIAHSHGGEVSLQNLREGGLRVTLELPRLP